In one window of Escherichia coli DSM 30083 = JCM 1649 = ATCC 11775 DNA:
- a CDS encoding phage antirepressor KilAC domain-containing protein, which yields MNELMNGNAIKMTSIEIAELVGKRHDNVKRTIETLAKNGVIRLPQIEVSERINNLGFNVQYEHYVFEGEQGKRDSIVVVAQLSPEFTARLVDRWRELEEAAVNIPKTLPEALRLAADLAEQKMQLENQLAIVAPKVEFADRVGEASGILIGNFAKVVGIGQNKLFAWMRDHKILIASGSRRNVPMQEYMDRGYFTVKETAVNTNHGIQISFTTKITGRGQQWLTRKLLDNGMLKVTGEAA from the coding sequence ATGAATGAGTTAATGAATGGCAATGCCATCAAAATGACAAGCATTGAAATTGCTGAGTTGGTTGGTAAGCGTCATGACAATGTGAAACGTACCATCGAAACGCTGGCTAAAAATGGTGTTATCCGGCTTCCTCAAATTGAGGTTTCCGAAAGAATCAATAACTTAGGGTTCAATGTTCAGTACGAGCATTACGTCTTCGAGGGCGAACAAGGTAAGCGAGACAGTATTGTCGTTGTTGCCCAGTTGTCGCCAGAGTTCACCGCTCGCCTTGTTGACCGCTGGCGAGAGCTTGAAGAAGCTGCGGTTAATATCCCCAAAACGCTACCGGAAGCGTTGCGCCTTGCTGCCGATCTTGCTGAGCAGAAAATGCAACTGGAAAACCAGCTCGCAATTGTCGCACCTAAAGTTGAGTTTGCCGATCGCGTTGGCGAGGCCAGCGGAATTTTGATTGGAAACTTTGCAAAGGTTGTTGGTATTGGTCAAAACAAACTGTTTGCGTGGATGCGTGATCACAAAATCCTTATTGCTTCAGGTTCCCGGCGCAATGTGCCAATGCAGGAATATATGGATCGCGGCTATTTCACAGTGAAAGAAACAGCGGTCAACACAAATCACGGAATACAGATATCGTTCACCACAAAAATCACCGGGCGTGGTCAACAGTGGCTGACCAGAAAGCTGCTCGATAACGGAATGCTGAAAGTAACAGGGGAGGCTGCTTAA
- a CDS encoding glycoside hydrolase family 104 protein produces MVEINNQRKAFLDMLAWSEGTDNGRQKTRNHGYDVIVGGELFTDYSDHPRKLVTLNPKLKSTAAGRYQLLSRWWDAYRKQLGLKDFSPKSQDAVALQQIKERGALPMIDRGDIRQAIDRCSNIWASLPGAGYGQFEHKADNLIAKFKEAGGTVREIEV; encoded by the coding sequence ATGGTGGAAATCAATAATCAACGTAAGGCGTTCCTCGATATGCTGGCGTGGTCAGAGGGAACTGATAACGGACGGCAGAAAACCAGAAATCATGGTTATGACGTCATTGTAGGCGGAGAGCTATTTACTGATTACTCCGATCACCCTCGCAAGCTTGTCACGCTAAACCCAAAACTCAAATCAACAGCCGCCGGACGCTACCAGCTTCTTTCCCGTTGGTGGGATGCCTACCGTAAGCAGCTTGGTCTGAAAGACTTCTCTCCGAAAAGTCAGGACGCTGTGGCATTGCAGCAGATTAAAGAGCGTGGCGCTTTACCGATGATTGACCGCGGTGATATTCGTCAGGCAATCGACCGTTGCAGCAATATCTGGGCTTCACTGCCGGGCGCTGGTTATGGTCAGTTCGAGCATAAGGCTGACAACCTGATTGCAAAATTCAAAGAGGCTGGCGGAACGGTCAGAGAGATTGAGGTATGA
- a CDS encoding Rha family transcriptional regulator, with protein sequence MNYPTVVNDIDFRDLIFVANNDPVTDSFMVAKAFGKLPKNVVRDIERTIEACPPEFDTKLNFELCYKNNELQNGKPQKFYRLRKDGLMLLVMSYTKKEAMRIKIAYINAFNWMYAMLQVGHRQFEEERNAVMLEYMKEKDVASMSGRLLNRWGKIKKPQLLARIERLEQHGQTVIPGLTN encoded by the coding sequence ATGAACTACCCAACCGTTGTTAACGATATAGATTTCAGAGACCTAATTTTTGTAGCAAACAACGATCCGGTTACAGATTCTTTTATGGTGGCAAAAGCATTTGGAAAGCTGCCGAAGAACGTGGTTCGTGACATTGAACGAACCATAGAAGCTTGCCCTCCTGAGTTTGATACAAAGCTCAACTTTGAGCTTTGCTATAAAAACAATGAGTTACAGAATGGTAAGCCGCAAAAATTCTACCGTCTCCGCAAGGATGGGTTGATGCTTTTGGTTATGTCCTACACCAAAAAAGAAGCAATGCGTATCAAAATTGCTTACATCAACGCATTCAACTGGATGTACGCCATGCTTCAGGTTGGTCATCGTCAATTTGAAGAAGAGAGAAATGCCGTAATGCTGGAGTACATGAAAGAGAAGGATGTTGCCAGCATGTCAGGCCGCCTGCTTAATCGCTGGGGAAAAATTAAGAAGCCTCAGCTACTGGCGAGAATTGAACGCCTTGAACAGCACGGGCAAACCGTAATCCCCGGACTCACCAATTAA
- a CDS encoding DUF1364 domain-containing protein has product MANLRKEARGRECQVRIYGVCNGNPETTVLAHYRMAGICGTGMKPDDLIGAWACSACHDEIDRRTHNLDNKDARLYHLEGVIRTQAILLREGKIKS; this is encoded by the coding sequence ATGGCTAACCTACGCAAAGAAGCGCGCGGAAGAGAATGTCAGGTACGTATTTACGGCGTATGCAATGGCAACCCTGAAACTACAGTTCTGGCACATTACCGGATGGCTGGAATTTGCGGAACGGGAATGAAGCCTGACGACCTGATCGGTGCATGGGCTTGTAGTGCGTGTCACGATGAAATCGACCGACGCACCCATAATCTCGACAACAAAGACGCCAGACTTTACCACCTCGAAGGCGTGATCAGAACGCAGGCGATACTGCTGAGGGAGGGGAAGATTAAGTCATGA
- a CDS encoding protein ninH, with protein MNATIQTIPELLIQTRGNQTEVARMLSCARGTVLKYNRDSKGERHVIVNGVLMVKQGKRGRR; from the coding sequence ATGAACGCCACAATTCAAACGATACCAGAGCTTCTTATCCAGACACGAGGCAATCAGACCGAAGTGGCGAGGATGCTTTCCTGCGCAAGAGGAACAGTGCTCAAGTACAACCGAGACAGCAAAGGCGAGCGTCACGTAATAGTTAACGGCGTCCTGATGGTCAAACAAGGCAAGAGGGGAAGACGATGA
- a CDS encoding antiterminator Q family protein, translating into MSIRELNLTKEQHEWLNGWLELWGAWVYSGRLEKRMSSVIAKFMESVEPGRIMTRPMCNDDDGMLISQVVDSVMYIDKKAFGILLSYYAHGSSKRAIASYYHATAKPRKMCGRGGEGWRKPSLATCRNEIDDILKASLFVLYQPMQNAFKMRKRVEKVKHVAVKNLDMQLSI; encoded by the coding sequence ATGAGCATAAGAGAACTAAACCTCACCAAAGAGCAGCACGAGTGGCTGAATGGCTGGCTTGAACTGTGGGGCGCATGGGTTTATTCAGGTCGTCTGGAAAAGCGCATGAGCAGCGTAATAGCGAAGTTCATGGAGAGCGTAGAGCCGGGAAGAATTATGACAAGGCCAATGTGTAATGATGATGATGGAATGTTGATTTCTCAGGTCGTTGATTCCGTCATGTACATTGACAAGAAAGCCTTTGGCATCCTCCTCAGCTACTACGCTCATGGTTCATCTAAGCGAGCAATTGCATCCTACTATCACGCGACTGCAAAGCCACGCAAGATGTGTGGACGTGGTGGCGAGGGATGGAGAAAACCTTCACTGGCAACCTGTAGAAACGAAATTGACGACATCCTGAAAGCGTCATTATTTGTTTTATACCAGCCAATGCAAAATGCTTTCAAAATGCGTAAACGTGTTGAGAAAGTTAAGCATGTTGCTGTTAAAAACCTTGACATGCAATTATCCATTTAG
- a CDS encoding phage protein NinX family protein, with product MTMDYSQLSDFEINRRVCEALDMEEHFFIPDDEADFDSEIPTDERGPIWQTQKRDINGFRSSNGNCFNPCNNPEYAWPIITESKISTMWMTAEKEWCAWSGGDLEEGCWEWENIPGYYFCGESPLRAAMIVFLMMQDANNA from the coding sequence ATGACAATGGATTATTCACAGTTAAGTGATTTTGAAATTAACAGACGAGTATGTGAGGCTTTAGATATGGAGGAGCATTTCTTCATACCTGATGACGAAGCAGACTTCGATTCTGAGATCCCCACTGACGAAAGAGGTCCTATTTGGCAGACGCAAAAAAGGGATATTAATGGCTTCCGTTCTTCAAACGGAAATTGCTTCAATCCTTGCAATAATCCTGAATACGCGTGGCCAATTATCACTGAAAGCAAAATCAGCACTATGTGGATGACAGCGGAAAAAGAATGGTGCGCATGGTCAGGAGGTGATTTAGAGGAAGGTTGTTGGGAATGGGAAAATATTCCTGGCTACTACTTCTGCGGTGAATCTCCACTCCGCGCCGCCATGATTGTATTTCTCATGATGCAGGACGCCAATAATGCTTAG
- a CDS encoding RusA family crossover junction endodeoxyribonuclease, translated as MNEYQFVLPYPPSVNTYWRRRGSQYYISDKGQKYRKDVQQIIRQLKLDIFTKSRLRIKVIADVPDSRRRDLDNILKGLLDSLIHAGFAEDDEQFDDIRVIRGVKVPGGRLGIKITELENA; from the coding sequence ATGAACGAATATCAGTTTGTGCTTCCATACCCGCCGTCGGTGAATACCTACTGGCGAAGACGGGGAAGCCAATATTACATAAGCGATAAAGGCCAGAAATACCGAAAAGACGTTCAGCAAATCATCCGCCAACTCAAGTTAGACATTTTCACCAAATCACGACTCCGTATCAAAGTCATCGCAGACGTTCCAGACTCCCGCCGCCGCGACCTCGACAACATCCTGAAAGGTTTACTCGACTCCCTTATCCACGCCGGATTTGCGGAAGACGACGAGCAATTCGATGACATTCGCGTAATTCGTGGTGTGAAAGTACCAGGCGGACGGCTTGGAATAAAAATCACCGAACTGGAGAACGCATGA
- a CDS encoding phage holin, lambda family, with protein MKMPEKHDLLAAILAAKEQGIGAILAFAMAYLRGRYNGGAFTKTVIDATMCAIIAWFIRDLLDFAGLSSNLAYITSVFIGYIGTDSIGSLIKRFAAKKAGVEDGGNQ; from the coding sequence ATGAAGATGCCAGAAAAACATGACCTGTTAGCCGCCATTCTCGCGGCAAAGGAACAAGGCATCGGGGCAATCCTTGCGTTTGCAATGGCGTACCTTCGCGGCAGATATAATGGCGGTGCGTTTACAAAAACAGTAATCGACGCAACGATGTGCGCCATTATCGCCTGGTTCATTCGTGACCTTCTCGACTTCGCCGGACTAAGTAGCAATCTCGCTTATATAACGAGCGTGTTCATCGGCTACATCGGTACTGACTCGATTGGTTCGCTTATCAAACGCTTCGCTGCTAAAAAAGCCGGAGTAGAAGATGGTGGAAATCAATAA
- a CDS encoding portal protein, with translation MAEKKMTDWHRKVLCNFDNAWSATQDMREQIIEAQRFVRVSGAQWEGSTNAGYSFDEGRFEHYPRFELNKIARECDRIIGEYRQNRISVKFRPKDDKASEALAKKMNGKFRADYQETSGGEACDNAFDDAVTGGFGCFRMCADYEDEMDPSNEQRRISLLPVYDPATCVFFDQDSKQYDRSDAMWAMEMFSMTPKAFEAEYPDSIAAGLSRDETGTQYDWSTPDAIYVGRYYEVRIEKVKLTAWRNPVSGETAIYDEEQIKDIVDELTDGAFELIGERTVKKRRVYCGLLSGAEWLEEPKRIPGEHIPLIPVYGRRSFVDNQERIEGHAAKAMDAQRLENLMVSMIADNATQAGGDGIPVVDVDMIPGPLATHWAERNKKRPAFLPMVSLKNKNGDITAQAQVSSYTPPTQMPPALAGLLQYTGTAIQQITGASQLENMPSNVATDTVDSIFNRMDTQSYIYMDNMAKSMRRAGVVWLSMAREVYGSDTPMRIVNEDGSDDVALMTGEVVDRQTGQVIALNDLSQGNYEVTVDVGQSFATRRDATVKSLLSMLALIPPGTPKHDLVSSMILDNMDGEGMDDLKEYNRNQLLLSGVIKPRTPEEQQMVEQAKQQQASQPDPAMVAAQGQLLAGQAELQKAQNEQAAIQVKAFQAQTDAQVAAANVVKILASADSQQKSDIREALKLLGQFQQQQGDNARADAELVLKSQAQGHAQRMDISSILQKSTQQQPQQ, from the coding sequence ATGGCAGAAAAAAAGATGACTGACTGGCATCGCAAGGTGCTGTGCAACTTTGATAATGCCTGGTCAGCAACGCAGGATATGCGTGAGCAGATTATTGAGGCTCAACGTTTCGTCCGGGTATCCGGCGCACAGTGGGAAGGCAGCACAAACGCTGGTTACTCATTTGATGAAGGCAGGTTTGAGCATTACCCGCGCTTTGAACTGAATAAGATTGCCCGTGAATGTGATCGCATCATTGGCGAGTATCGACAGAATCGCATCAGCGTTAAATTCAGGCCGAAGGATGACAAGGCATCGGAAGCGTTAGCCAAAAAGATGAACGGCAAATTCCGCGCTGACTATCAGGAAACATCAGGTGGCGAAGCGTGTGATAACGCATTTGATGATGCTGTAACGGGCGGATTCGGTTGTTTCCGCATGTGTGCCGATTACGAAGATGAAATGGACCCAAGTAACGAGCAGCGACGCATCAGCCTTCTTCCTGTTTACGACCCAGCGACATGCGTCTTCTTCGATCAGGACAGCAAGCAATATGACCGTTCTGATGCTATGTGGGCTATGGAAATGTTCTCCATGACGCCTAAAGCGTTCGAGGCTGAATACCCTGATTCCATCGCGGCAGGCCTTTCTCGTGATGAGACTGGCACTCAATATGACTGGTCAACGCCAGATGCCATCTATGTTGGGCGCTACTACGAAGTTCGCATAGAGAAGGTGAAGCTCACGGCATGGCGCAACCCTGTTAGCGGAGAAACGGCAATCTATGATGAAGAGCAAATCAAAGATATTGTCGACGAGCTGACCGATGGTGCATTCGAACTGATTGGCGAGCGAACGGTGAAGAAACGCCGCGTTTATTGCGGCCTTCTGTCTGGCGCTGAATGGCTGGAAGAACCGAAGCGTATTCCGGGCGAACATATTCCTCTCATCCCGGTATATGGACGTCGCTCATTTGTTGATAATCAGGAACGAATCGAAGGCCACGCAGCAAAAGCGATGGATGCACAGCGTCTTGAGAACCTGATGGTTTCCATGATTGCAGATAACGCTACTCAGGCTGGCGGTGATGGCATTCCTGTAGTTGATGTTGACATGATTCCTGGTCCTCTCGCCACTCATTGGGCGGAGCGCAACAAAAAGCGCCCGGCGTTCCTGCCGATGGTCAGTCTGAAAAACAAAAACGGAGATATTACTGCGCAGGCTCAGGTCAGCAGTTATACGCCTCCGACACAAATGCCTCCAGCTCTTGCCGGGCTATTGCAGTACACCGGAACGGCTATTCAGCAAATTACAGGTGCGTCGCAGCTTGAGAACATGCCGAGCAACGTTGCTACCGATACCGTTGATAGCATCTTTAACCGGATGGATACGCAGTCCTATATCTACATGGACAACATGGCTAAATCCATGCGTCGCGCTGGCGTTGTGTGGCTTTCTATGGCTCGTGAAGTCTATGGCAGCGATACGCCGATGCGTATCGTTAATGAGGACGGCAGCGATGACGTGGCGCTGATGACTGGTGAAGTGGTTGACCGTCAGACAGGGCAGGTTATCGCGCTTAACGACCTTTCGCAGGGTAACTATGAAGTGACTGTCGATGTCGGTCAGTCGTTCGCTACTCGCCGTGACGCAACGGTTAAGTCGTTACTTTCCATGCTGGCACTTATCCCGCCCGGAACGCCGAAACACGACCTTGTATCGTCGATGATCCTCGACAATATGGACGGCGAAGGGATGGACGACCTTAAAGAATACAACCGCAATCAGTTGCTTCTGTCTGGAGTTATCAAGCCGAGAACGCCAGAAGAACAGCAGATGGTTGAGCAGGCGAAACAACAACAGGCCAGTCAGCCAGATCCGGCTATGGTTGCTGCGCAAGGTCAGCTTCTTGCTGGTCAGGCTGAATTGCAGAAAGCGCAGAACGAGCAGGCAGCCATTCAGGTTAAAGCATTCCAGGCACAGACTGATGCTCAGGTTGCAGCGGCAAATGTTGTGAAAATCCTCGCATCTGCCGATAGCCAGCAGAAATCTGATATCCGCGAGGCTCTGAAACTGCTCGGACAGTTCCAGCAACAGCAAGGAGACAATGCCCGTGCTGATGCAGAGCTTGTCCTGAAAAGTCAGGCACAGGGCCATGCGCAGCGCATGGACATCAGCAGCATCCTGCAAAAATCAACTCAGCAACAACCACAGCAGTAA
- a CDS encoding DUF2560 family protein, with protein sequence MAEIIPMTEEQKFQLEIYKLVMNQNAAAEEAFQFIGTDELKLELFKIHFQSGGANSDITTRTIEAVRKSKEALDLFTTGA encoded by the coding sequence ATGGCAGAGATTATTCCCATGACTGAAGAACAGAAATTCCAGTTAGAGATTTACAAGCTGGTCATGAACCAGAACGCAGCCGCAGAGGAAGCATTTCAGTTCATTGGCACTGACGAACTGAAGCTTGAGCTATTCAAAATTCACTTCCAGTCAGGCGGCGCTAATTCAGATATCACGACCCGCACTATCGAAGCGGTGCGTAAATCGAAGGAAGCGTTAGACCTGTTCACCACCGGAGCATAA
- a CDS encoding lysis protein, with protein sequence MSRVTAIISALIICIIVCLSWAVNHYRDNAIAYKEQRDKATSIIADMRKRQRDVAELDARYTKELADANATIESLRADVSAGRKRLQVAATCAKSTTGASSMGDGENPRLTADAELNYYRLRSGIDRITAQVNYLQEYIRTQCLR encoded by the coding sequence ATGAGCAGAGTCACCGCGATTATCTCCGCTCTGATTATTTGCATCATCGTCTGCCTGTCATGGGCTGTTAATCATTACCGTGATAATGCAATCGCCTACAAAGAGCAGCGCGATAAAGCCACATCCATCATCGCTGATATGCGGAAGCGTCAACGTGATGTAGCAGAACTCGACGCAAGATACACAAAGGAGCTTGCTGATGCTAACGCGACTATCGAAAGTCTCCGTGCTGATGTTTCTGCTGGGCGTAAGCGCCTGCAAGTCGCCGCCACCTGTGCAAAGTCAACGACCGGAGCCAGCAGCATGGGCGATGGAGAAAACCCAAGACTTACAGCAGATGCTGAACTCAATTATTACCGTCTCCGAAGTGGAATCGACAGGATAACCGCGCAGGTTAACTACCTGCAGGAGTACATCAGGACGCAATGCCTTCGATGA
- a CDS encoding protein NinF, translating to MLSPSQSLQYQKESVERALTCANCGQKLHVLEVHVCSDCCAELMSDPNSSMYEEEDDE from the coding sequence ATGCTTAGCCCATCCCAATCCCTTCAATACCAGAAAGAAAGCGTCGAGCGGGCATTAACGTGCGCTAACTGCGGTCAGAAGCTGCATGTGCTTGAAGTTCACGTGTGCTCCGATTGCTGCGCAGAACTGATGAGCGATCCGAATAGCTCAATGTACGAGGAAGAAGACGATGAATGA
- a CDS encoding PBSX family phage terminase large subunit — protein sequence MTSINPIFEPFIEAHRYKVAKGGRGSGKSWAIARLLVEAARRQPVRILCARELQNSISDSVIRLLEDTIEREGYTAEFEIQRSMIRHLGTNAEFMFYGIKNNPTKIKSLEGIDICWVEEAEAVTKESWDILIPTIRKPFSEIWVSFNPKNILDDTYQRFVVNPPDDICLLTVNYTDNPHFPEVLRLEMEECKRRNPTLYRHIWLGEPVSASDMAIIKREWLEAATDAHKKLGWKAKGAVVSAHDPSDTGPDAKGYASRHGSVVKRIAEGLLMDINEGADWATSLAIEDGADHYLWDGDGVGAGLRRQTTEAFSGKKITATMFKGSESPFDEDAPYQAGAWADEVVQGDNVRTIGDVFRNKRAQFYYALADRLYLTYRAVVHGEYADPDDMLSFDKEAIGEKMLEKLFAELTQIQRKFNNNGKLELMTKVEMKQKLGIPSPNLADALMMCMHCPESAAQPDYSSYSIPCGVG from the coding sequence ATGACCTCGATTAATCCTATCTTTGAACCGTTCATTGAGGCGCATCGCTACAAAGTCGCCAAAGGCGGTCGAGGTAGCGGTAAATCATGGGCAATTGCGAGACTGCTTGTTGAAGCGGCGCGTCGGCAGCCAGTGCGTATTCTCTGCGCTCGTGAACTGCAAAACAGTATCAGCGATTCGGTAATCCGGCTGCTTGAAGACACCATAGAGCGTGAAGGGTATACGGCTGAGTTTGAAATTCAGCGTTCCATGATTCGTCATCTCGGGACGAATGCTGAGTTCATGTTCTACGGCATCAAAAACAACCCGACGAAGATTAAATCGCTCGAAGGCATTGATATCTGCTGGGTGGAGGAAGCGGAAGCGGTAACGAAGGAATCATGGGATATCCTGATACCAACCATCCGCAAGCCATTTTCCGAAATATGGGTGAGCTTCAACCCGAAAAACATCCTCGACGATACCTATCAGCGATTCGTAGTAAACCCTCCCGATGATATTTGTCTGCTGACGGTGAACTACACCGACAACCCGCACTTTCCTGAAGTTCTCCGTCTGGAGATGGAAGAGTGTAAACGCAGAAACCCGACACTGTATCGTCACATCTGGCTTGGTGAGCCAGTAAGCGCAAGTGATATGGCAATCATCAAACGTGAATGGCTTGAAGCCGCAACCGATGCGCACAAGAAACTCGGATGGAAAGCGAAAGGCGCTGTTGTCTCTGCGCATGACCCATCAGATACAGGGCCAGATGCTAAAGGTTATGCATCGCGTCACGGTTCGGTAGTTAAGCGCATTGCCGAAGGTCTGCTGATGGACATCAACGAGGGTGCTGACTGGGCTACTTCGCTGGCGATTGAAGACGGCGCTGACCATTACCTGTGGGATGGCGATGGTGTCGGTGCAGGGCTACGCAGACAGACAACGGAAGCATTCTCCGGCAAGAAAATTACCGCCACGATGTTCAAGGGCAGCGAATCGCCATTCGATGAAGATGCTCCGTATCAGGCCGGAGCATGGGCTGATGAAGTCGTACAGGGTGACAACGTTCGCACTATTGGCGATGTATTCCGCAATAAGCGAGCGCAATTCTATTACGCGCTGGCTGACAGGCTGTATCTGACATATCGGGCGGTTGTCCACGGTGAGTATGCAGACCCCGACGACATGCTGAGCTTCGACAAAGAAGCGATAGGCGAGAAGATGCTGGAGAAACTGTTTGCAGAACTGACGCAGATTCAGCGCAAATTCAATAATAACGGGAAACTGGAGCTTATGACTAAGGTCGAAATGAAGCAGAAGCTCGGTATCCCATCTCCTAACCTGGCTGATGCGCTGATGATGTGTATGCATTGCCCGGAGTCGGCTGCGCAACCCGACTATTCCAGTTACTCAATTCCTTGTGGTGTAGGTTGA